One stretch of Malus domestica chromosome 14, GDT2T_hap1 DNA includes these proteins:
- the LOC103437623 gene encoding uncharacterized protein, giving the protein MKKINLFVSILFLLYLQQTLQVSSLTQANQDFEKSESLRTLEQEHAHEVHCSRERSRAAWQIIEKYLMPFVKQEHYEIPSNCRLHHDNDLFRDQEEHKVQLDINEWQCGYCKNSFRAEMFLDQHFDNRHYNLLNISGSKCLADLCGALHCDAVLNTKSSKTKCNPAAVARNHHLCEGLANSCFPINQSPSARRLNEFFLHQFCHAHTCLGKRKLFPRGGKKHSSVFYMAISILTLMLLPIFYLIVYLHQSEMRKGTQELRRISRVGQKTKPS; this is encoded by the exons ATGAAGAAAATCAACCTGTTtgtttcaatccttttcttgttATACCTTCAACAAACACTCCAAGTCTCCTCCCTTACGCAGGCAAACCAG GATTTTGAAAAATCTGAATCTTTAAG AACTCTTGAACAAGAGCATGCTCATGAAGTGCATTGTTCCAGAGAAAGAAGTAGGGCAGCATGGCAAATTATCGAGAAG tatttgatgccatttgtgaaACAAGAACACTATGAGATTCCAAGTAACTGTCGACTTCATCACGACAATGATCTATTTAGAGATCAGGAAGAGCACAAGGTTCAGTTGGATATAAACGAATGGCAGTGCGGATACTGTAAGAACAGCTTCCGTGCTGAAATGTTTCTTGATCAACATTTTGACAATAGACACTACAATCTTCTGAATATA AGTGGAAGCAAGTGCTTAGCTGATTTATGCGGAGCTTTGCATTGTGATGCTGTTTTGAATACCAAGTCAAGCAAAACCAAATGCAATCCTGCTGCTGTTGCAAGGAATCACCACCTATGTGAG GGTCTTGCCAATAGCTGTTTTCCAATCAACCAAAGTCCTTCAGCACGCCGTCTTAAtg AGTTTTTCTTGCACCAATTTTGTCACGCTCATACTTGCTTGGGGAAACGGAAACTTTTTCCTAGAGGAGGAAAG aagcattcaaGTGTATTCTACATGGCTATCTCCATACTGACTTTGATGCTTCTCCCTATTTTCTATCTGATAGTTTATTTGCACCAAAG TGAGATGAGGAAAGGAACCCAAGAGCTTAGGCGCATCTCGAGAGTTGGGCAGAAAACAAAACCCTCGTAG